In Campylobacter concisus, the following proteins share a genomic window:
- a CDS encoding DNA-directed RNA polymerase subunit alpha, which yields MRKITTSAYMPTEIEVKSVSENVANITAYPFEAGYAVTLAHPLRRLLYTSTVGFAPIGVKIKGVSHEFDSMRGMLEDVAFFIINLKKIRFKLKSTSEREVIEYSFKGPKEITGADLNNDLVEIVNPDAYLATINEDAELNFSVIIQKGIGYVPSEEIREEIEDDYIALDAFFTPVKKAVYDIQNVLVEDDPDYEKIVFTITTDGQVSPIEAFKNCLEAMYQQMSVFKGILDIDVSTPVASSSAGGEFSKLLSSVEDLNLSARSFNCLDKADIRFIGELALMDENELKELKNLGKKSLEEIKAVMEEIGYPVGADVLKDGKEQLRKKITELKAQMSVKE from the coding sequence ATGAGAAAGATTACTACATCAGCTTATATGCCAACTGAAATTGAAGTTAAAAGTGTTAGTGAAAATGTTGCTAACATTACAGCATATCCTTTTGAGGCGGGCTATGCTGTTACCTTGGCTCACCCATTGCGTCGTCTTCTTTACACAAGCACGGTAGGTTTTGCTCCTATTGGTGTAAAGATAAAAGGCGTTAGCCACGAATTTGACAGTATGCGTGGTATGTTAGAAGACGTAGCTTTTTTTATTATAAATTTGAAAAAAATCAGATTTAAATTAAAAAGCACCAGCGAGCGCGAAGTTATAGAATATAGCTTTAAAGGACCAAAAGAGATAACTGGGGCTGATCTAAATAATGATCTAGTCGAGATCGTTAACCCAGACGCATATCTTGCTACAATAAACGAAGATGCTGAGTTAAATTTTTCAGTTATCATTCAAAAAGGTATCGGATATGTGCCTAGTGAAGAGATTAGAGAAGAGATCGAAGACGACTATATCGCACTTGATGCTTTTTTTACACCTGTTAAAAAAGCAGTTTACGATATACAAAATGTCTTGGTTGAGGATGATCCAGACTATGAAAAGATTGTATTTACTATAACAACTGATGGTCAAGTTAGTCCGATAGAGGCTTTTAAAAATTGTTTAGAAGCTATGTATCAGCAAATGTCAGTATTTAAAGGAATTTTGGATATTGATGTTAGTACTCCAGTTGCTAGCTCAAGTGCAGGTGGTGAGTTTTCAAAGTTACTTTCTAGCGTAGAAGATCTAAATTTAAGCGCTAGAAGTTTCAACTGCCTTGACAAAGCTGATATTAGATTTATTGGCGAGCTTGCATTAATGGACGAAAATGAGCTTAAAGAGCTTAAAAATTTAGGTAAAAAATCTCTTGAAGAGATTAAAGCGGTTATGGAAGAGATAGGCTATCCAGTTGGTGCCGATGTGTTAAAAGATGGCAAAGAGCAACTAAGAAAGAAAATAACCGAGCTTAAAGCACAAATGAGTGTAAAAGAATAA
- a CDS encoding NrtA/SsuA/CpmA family ABC transporter substrate-binding protein, with product MRKFFKILCAASLLCLVANASELDKIGMTYVKSPLNVPSIVDKFKGFYVKSFGIPVEYSEITSGAKQTQALASNSLQFLNCVGGTSVILAAANKADIKIISAYSRAPEAFAIFAKNKGIKTAKDLKGKKIAGPKGTILNELLVRYLALGGLSINDVEFVSMGIPAAQAALENGSVDAALLAGPAAYNAKKSGLSVVTTGKGVITPVIVTATSGEFYKKHKDLVEKFKKAQDKILAFMKANEEEALKFTAEETGLSIEAVKSMYPQYDFSPKITAEDIKALEATQEFMLESKMIEQKVDIKSLLID from the coding sequence ATGAGAAAGTTTTTTAAGATTTTGTGTGCAGCCTCTTTGCTTTGTCTAGTCGCAAACGCAAGTGAGCTAGATAAGATCGGCATGACCTACGTCAAATCGCCGCTAAACGTCCCCTCAATCGTCGATAAATTTAAGGGCTTTTATGTTAAATCTTTTGGCATACCAGTTGAGTACTCTGAGATAACATCAGGTGCAAAGCAGACTCAAGCTCTAGCTTCAAATTCGCTCCAGTTTCTAAACTGCGTGGGCGGAACTTCAGTCATACTTGCCGCGGCAAACAAAGCTGACATAAAGATCATAAGTGCCTATTCAAGAGCACCTGAAGCTTTTGCGATATTTGCTAAAAATAAAGGCATAAAAACCGCTAAAGACTTAAAAGGTAAAAAAATAGCAGGGCCAAAAGGTACGATATTAAATGAGCTTTTGGTTAGGTATCTTGCTCTTGGCGGTCTAAGCATAAATGACGTAGAGTTCGTTTCTATGGGCATCCCAGCTGCACAAGCTGCACTTGAAAATGGTAGCGTCGATGCAGCACTTCTTGCTGGACCAGCTGCTTATAATGCTAAAAAATCAGGACTTAGTGTCGTAACAACAGGCAAGGGCGTCATCACTCCAGTCATCGTCACTGCCACAAGCGGAGAATTTTACAAAAAGCATAAAGACCTAGTTGAAAAATTTAAAAAGGCTCAAGATAAAATTTTGGCTTTTATGAAAGCAAATGAGGAAGAGGCATTAAAATTTACAGCTGAAGAGACCGGGCTTAGCATAGAGGCGGTAAAGAGTATGTATCCGCAGTATGACTTTAGTCCAAAGATCACGGCTGAAGATATAAAAGCACTTGAGGCTACGCAAGAATTTATGCTCGAGAGTAAGATGATCGAGCAAAAAGTAGATATAAAATCGCTTCTAATAGATTAA
- a CDS encoding YbaB/EbfC family nucleoid-associated protein: MFEGFDFSKMGQMLEDVQKQAKQMEEESKNKEFGAKSGGGLVSVRANGSGEILDISIDDSLLEDKESMQILLISAVNDVLKSVEADKKNTASRMLGGLASMGIK, translated from the coding sequence ATGTTTGAGGGATTTGACTTTTCAAAGATGGGGCAGATGCTCGAGGATGTGCAAAAGCAGGCCAAGCAGATGGAAGAAGAGAGTAAAAATAAAGAATTTGGAGCAAAAAGTGGTGGCGGACTTGTAAGCGTGAGAGCAAACGGCAGTGGCGAGATACTTGATATCAGCATAGATGATAGCTTGCTTGAAGATAAAGAGAGCATGCAAATTTTGCTAATAAGCGCCGTAAATGACGTGCTAAAATCAGTTGAGGCTGATAAGAAAAACACCGCTTCAAGGATGCTTGGCGGCCTTGCTTCGATGGGGATAAAATGA
- a CDS encoding NifU family protein — protein sequence MIPFSDEELLKPVSASLQKVLPMLENDGGGMELLGIKNGKIYVRLTGHCHGCAASTTTLKYGLERQLRMDIHPELEVVNIPIGEEFDIDRL from the coding sequence ATGATCCCATTTAGCGATGAAGAACTTTTAAAACCAGTCAGTGCGAGTTTGCAAAAGGTATTACCGATGCTTGAAAATGATGGCGGTGGTATGGAGCTACTTGGCATAAAAAATGGCAAAATTTATGTAAGACTTACCGGGCATTGCCATGGATGTGCAGCTAGTACAACTACACTAAAATATGGGCTAGAAAGACAACTTCGTATGGATATTCACCCAGAGCTTGAGGTCGTAAATATCCCGATTGGCGAGGAATTTGACATTGATAGATTATAA
- the map gene encoding type I methionyl aminopeptidase, producing MAITLKRPVEIEKMRAANKIVARTLDHISTIIKPGISLLEIDKICEDMIRAAGAKPAFKGLYGFPNAACISVNEVVIHGIPNEYKLKEGDIVSVDIGSNLDGYFGDSARTFGVGKISKEDEALIACSKDALYFAIDYIRAGMHFKEICYELEKFILGRGYVPLRGYCGHGIGKRPHEEPEIPNYIEGNNPKAGPKIKEGMVFCIEPMICQKDGTPVLGSDNWKVTSKDGLRTSHYEHCMAIVNGKAEILSQA from the coding sequence ATGGCTATCACGCTAAAAAGACCGGTTGAGATAGAGAAAATGAGAGCGGCGAACAAGATCGTCGCTCGAACTCTTGATCACATTTCTACGATTATAAAGCCTGGAATTTCCCTTCTTGAGATAGATAAAATTTGTGAAGATATGATAAGGGCTGCTGGGGCAAAACCTGCTTTTAAAGGTCTTTATGGCTTTCCAAATGCAGCTTGCATAAGCGTCAATGAAGTGGTGATCCACGGAATCCCAAATGAATACAAACTAAAAGAGGGTGATATCGTTAGCGTTGATATTGGCTCAAATTTAGATGGTTATTTTGGTGATTCGGCTAGGACATTTGGAGTTGGTAAAATTTCAAAAGAAGACGAGGCTTTGATCGCTTGCTCAAAAGATGCACTATATTTTGCGATTGACTATATAAGAGCTGGTATGCATTTTAAAGAAATTTGCTATGAGCTTGAGAAATTTATTCTTGGTAGAGGTTATGTGCCTTTGCGCGGATATTGCGGTCATGGCATAGGCAAAAGGCCACATGAAGAGCCAGAAATTCCAAACTATATCGAAGGAAATAATCCAAAAGCTGGACCAAAGATAAAAGAAGGAATGGTTTTTTGTATAGAGCCAATGATCTGCCAAAAAGATGGCACGCCAGTTTTAGGAAGCGATAACTGGAAAGTAACCTCAAAAGATGGTTTGAGAACTAGCCATTATGAGCATTGCATGGCGATAGTTAATGGTAAAGCCGAAATTTTAAGCCAAGCGTAA
- the rpmJ gene encoding 50S ribosomal protein L36, whose translation MKVRPSVKKMCDKCKIVKRSGIIRVICENPKHKQRQG comes from the coding sequence ATGAAAGTTCGTCCTTCTGTAAAGAAGATGTGTGACAAATGTAAAATTGTCAAACGTAGTGGCATAATTCGTGTTATCTGCGAAAATCCAAAACATAAACAAAGACAAGGATAA
- a CDS encoding DUF7488 domain-containing protein encodes MRLKYKFALAFLLSALCLNADPRPTQEDFNACFEKNKNSIVSVNKHFGVAITKNLIAVPKSEGAPLGEYVKFDPYLQLFLVRSSKELSPVVMADETNEERIKKSTWVGILNDANNTVMGHIKSLGQNLGDFDTLSFEYNATGEINTPCCKMIGIAVGADKFIPNRYLKHFVSYDDVYYGDIGVKFLQKEDKFFVGLVDSLGRGKMMMVDDELVSVNGIKPKSLRELNEMVLFAPKGAKLDIIVKRDKQEMLFQVPVSGDVKFNQSLDVDAPSSLDIPNFNIMPKEPQTMLDDKILVDYGITVDKNLVVTKVEPKSNAEIFGIKTGDKILGFDKQSVSSREELLEKLGELKNFTLLFTRNDFQFFARVPK; translated from the coding sequence ATGAGACTAAAATATAAATTTGCCCTTGCTTTTTTGCTATCAGCACTTTGTCTAAACGCCGATCCTAGACCTACACAAGAAGACTTTAATGCCTGCTTTGAAAAGAACAAAAACTCAATCGTCTCAGTAAATAAACACTTTGGCGTGGCTATTACGAAAAATTTGATCGCAGTGCCAAAAAGTGAGGGAGCTCCACTTGGCGAATATGTCAAATTTGACCCATATTTACAGCTCTTTTTGGTCCGCTCTAGCAAGGAGCTAAGCCCTGTCGTGATGGCTGATGAGACCAACGAGGAGCGCATCAAAAAGAGCACCTGGGTTGGCATCTTAAATGATGCAAACAACACCGTCATGGGACATATCAAGTCTTTAGGGCAAAATTTAGGCGACTTTGACACGCTAAGCTTTGAGTATAACGCGACTGGCGAGATAAATACCCCTTGCTGCAAGATGATAGGCATAGCTGTTGGAGCTGATAAATTTATACCAAATCGCTATTTAAAGCACTTTGTATCTTATGATGACGTCTACTACGGCGATATCGGCGTGAAATTCTTGCAAAAAGAGGATAAATTTTTTGTGGGTCTTGTTGATTCTTTGGGTCGTGGCAAGATGATGATGGTCGATGATGAGCTTGTGAGTGTAAATGGCATCAAGCCAAAGAGCTTAAGAGAGCTAAATGAGATGGTACTTTTTGCTCCAAAGGGCGCAAAGCTTGACATCATCGTGAAGCGCGATAAGCAAGAAATGCTCTTTCAAGTGCCAGTAAGCGGGGATGTGAAATTTAACCAAAGCCTCGATGTAGACGCCCCTTCAAGCCTTGATATACCAAATTTCAACATCATGCCAAAAGAGCCACAAACAATGCTTGATGATAAGATTTTGGTGGATTATGGTATCACGGTGGATAAAAATTTAGTCGTTACTAAGGTCGAGCCAAAGTCAAATGCAGAAATTTTTGGCATCAAGACCGGCGATAAAATTTTGGGTTTTGATAAACAAAGCGTGAGTAGCCGTGAAGAGCTTTTAGAGAAGCTTGGTGAATTAAAAAATTTTACGCTTCTATTTACTAGAAATGACTTTCAGTTTTTTGCAAGAGTGCCAAAATGA
- the rpsK gene encoding 30S ribosomal protein S11, with the protein MAKRKIVKKKVVRKSIAKGIVYISATFNNTMVTVTDEMGNAIAWSSAGGLGFKGSKKSTPYAAQQAVEDALNKAKEHGIKEVGIKVQGPGSGRETAVKSVGTVEGIKVSFFKDITPLPHNGCRPPKRRRV; encoded by the coding sequence ATGGCGAAAAGAAAAATTGTTAAGAAAAAAGTAGTTAGAAAAAGCATAGCCAAAGGTATCGTTTATATCAGTGCAACATTTAATAATACTATGGTAACTGTAACTGATGAAATGGGAAATGCTATTGCATGGAGTAGTGCAGGTGGCTTAGGCTTTAAAGGTAGTAAAAAATCAACTCCTTATGCAGCTCAGCAGGCAGTTGAAGATGCTCTAAATAAAGCAAAAGAGCATGGTATAAAAGAAGTTGGTATTAAGGTTCAAGGTCCAGGTAGCGGACGTGAAACGGCTGTTAAAAGTGTAGGAACTGTTGAAGGAATTAAAGTATCTTTCTTTAAAGACATTACACCTTTACCACACAATGGTTGTAGACCGCCAAAACGCCGCCGCGTATAA
- the infA gene encoding translation initiation factor IF-1 — MAKDDVIEIDGNVVEALPNATFKVELDNKHIILCHIAGKMRMHYIKIMPGDRVKVELTPYSLDKGRITYRYK; from the coding sequence GTGGCAAAAGACGATGTCATTGAGATTGATGGAAATGTTGTTGAAGCACTGCCAAATGCAACTTTTAAAGTTGAGCTTGACAACAAACATATAATTTTATGTCATATCGCTGGAAAAATGAGAATGCATTATATAAAGATAATGCCTGGCGACCGTGTAAAAGTAGAACTTACGCCATATAGCCTAGACAAGGGCAGGATCACTTATAGATATAAGTAA
- the rpsM gene encoding 30S ribosomal protein S13, with translation MARIAGVDLPNKKRIEYGLTYIYGIGLYKSRQILDAAGISYDKRVYELSEDEAAAIRKEIQEHHVVEGDLRKQVAMDIKALMDLGSYRGLRHRKGLPVRGQKTKTNARTRKGRRKTVGAATK, from the coding sequence ATGGCACGTATTGCAGGTGTAGATTTACCAAACAAAAAGAGAATAGAGTATGGTTTGACTTATATATATGGTATAGGTCTTTACAAATCTCGTCAAATTCTTGACGCAGCTGGAATTTCTTATGACAAGAGAGTCTATGAGCTTAGTGAAGATGAAGCAGCAGCTATCCGTAAAGAAATTCAAGAGCATCACGTCGTTGAGGGTGACTTGAGAAAACAAGTTGCTATGGATATCAAAGCTCTTATGGATCTTGGAAGTTATAGAGGTCTTCGCCACAGAAAAGGTCTTCCTGTTCGTGGTCAAAAGACTAAAACTAATGCTAGAACCAGAAAAGGCAGACGTAAAACTGTCGGTGCAGCTACTAAGTAA
- a CDS encoding ABC transporter permease: MIEIFKKSILILVIFALWQVVCELEIFTPYILPSPITTLKTMFDMSLSGELITHVMISFKRIFVGYTFAFVLAFVFGGVAALFPKASIYYEWILEFFRNVPPLSLIAILVLWFGINETPKIIIIILASFFPMFLSISKGLTSCDVKLVEVGKIFCFSKFEIFYKIILKNAIKDIFVGMRIGFGYAMRAIVGAEMIAASSGLGYLILDAEELSRADRIFVGIFTIGICGVLIDRIFLFLISKFSLLRGDK, from the coding sequence GTGATAGAAATTTTTAAAAAGAGCATTTTGATCCTAGTGATCTTTGCTCTCTGGCAGGTCGTTTGCGAGCTAGAAATTTTCACGCCCTATATCTTGCCAAGTCCTATTACGACACTTAAAACGATGTTTGATATGAGCTTAAGCGGCGAGCTAATAACGCATGTGATGATTAGTTTTAAGCGTATATTTGTTGGCTATACTTTTGCTTTTGTTTTAGCATTTGTTTTTGGCGGAGTGGCGGCGCTATTTCCAAAAGCTAGTATTTATTATGAGTGGATACTAGAGTTTTTTAGAAATGTTCCGCCACTTAGCCTTATTGCTATTTTGGTACTTTGGTTTGGTATAAACGAAACTCCAAAAATTATTATTATCATACTAGCATCGTTTTTCCCAATGTTTTTAAGTATTTCAAAAGGGCTAACTAGCTGCGATGTGAAGCTCGTTGAGGTTGGTAAAATTTTTTGTTTTAGTAAATTTGAAATTTTTTACAAAATCATCCTAAAAAATGCCATAAAGGATATCTTTGTCGGTATGCGTATAGGTTTTGGCTACGCGATGCGAGCGATTGTGGGAGCGGAGATGATCGCAGCTTCTAGCGGATTAGGCTATCTCATACTTGATGCTGAGGAGCTTTCGCGTGCAGATAGGATATTTGTAGGCATTTTTACGATAGGAATTTGCGGTGTGCTCATAGATAGGATATTTTTGTTTTTGATATCTAAATTTAGCCTTTTGCGAGGCGATAAATGA
- the panD gene encoding aspartate 1-decarboxylase, with protein MNIEILASKIHRAVVTDANLNYVGSISIGEELIKAANLIENQKVEILDVNNGERFATYVIKGKKGEICLNGAAARKVCVGDVVIIVAYASMKFKKAKKFKPTIVHVNNKNEIIKE; from the coding sequence ATGAATATAGAAATTTTAGCTAGCAAGATCCACAGAGCTGTCGTAACAGACGCAAATTTAAACTATGTTGGCTCGATCAGCATCGGTGAGGAGCTTATAAAAGCTGCAAATTTGATAGAAAATCAAAAGGTTGAAATTTTAGACGTAAACAACGGCGAGAGATTTGCCACCTACGTGATAAAAGGTAAAAAAGGCGAAATTTGCCTAAATGGCGCAGCTGCGAGAAAGGTCTGCGTGGGCGATGTGGTCATCATCGTGGCTTACGCTAGCATGAAATTTAAAAAGGCTAAGAAATTTAAGCCAACCATCGTGCACGTAAATAATAAAAACGAGATCATAAAGGAGTAG
- the rpsD gene encoding 30S ribosomal protein S4, giving the protein MARYTGPVEKLERRLGVSLALKGERRLAGKSAFEKRPYAPGQHGQRRAKISEYGLQLREKQKAKFMYGVSEKQFRRLFQEAARREGNTGALLVQLLEQRLDNVVYRMGFATTRRFARQLVTHGHILVNGKRVDIPSYRVEPGAKVEIVEKSKNNPQIVRAIDLTAQTGIVAWVDVEKEKKFGIFTRNPEREEVIIPVEERFIVELYSK; this is encoded by the coding sequence ATGGCTAGATATACAGGACCTGTTGAAAAATTAGAAAGACGTCTTGGTGTGTCTCTTGCGTTAAAAGGCGAAAGAAGACTTGCTGGTAAAAGTGCTTTTGAAAAAAGACCTTATGCGCCAGGACAACATGGACAAAGAAGAGCAAAAATAAGCGAATATGGCTTACAACTTCGTGAGAAACAAAAAGCTAAATTTATGTATGGTGTTTCTGAGAAACAATTTAGAAGATTATTTCAAGAAGCAGCACGCCGCGAAGGTAATACCGGTGCTCTTTTGGTTCAACTATTAGAGCAAAGATTAGATAATGTTGTTTATAGAATGGGCTTTGCAACAACTCGTCGTTTTGCCCGTCAGCTAGTAACCCATGGACATATTTTAGTAAATGGCAAAAGAGTAGATATACCATCTTACAGAGTTGAGCCAGGTGCAAAAGTAGAGATTGTTGAAAAATCTAAGAACAATCCACAAATTGTTCGCGCAATAGATCTTACAGCGCAAACTGGTATTGTTGCTTGGGTAGATGTTGAAAAAGAGAAAAAATTTGGAATTTTCACTAGAAATCCAGAAAGAGAAGAGGTTATCATTCCTGTTGAGGAAAGATTTATAGTAGAGCTTTATTCAAAATAA
- a CDS encoding UDP-N-acetylmuramoyl-L-alanyl-D-glutamate--2,6-diaminopimelate ligase → MKISVENSFITDDSNECENGSFFVQTAANAKFAEAAVKNGAKIISLEECKKLLKIDENLKIVGITGTNGKTTTAAAIYETLRNLGKKCGLSGTRGAFIEGEQIDDKALTTSAILRTLSYLKAASEQGCEYFVMEVSSHAIAQKRIESLKFALKIFTNLTQDHLDYHKSMEEYARVKSSFFDDDGMKLINADDNGIKFNPKNAYTYSLKKPASFAPVVYGLKDGIDAVIKTPNGDVEIDSSLQGEFNLYNLIAALGAVCLLERPDATALSKAISKFKGVSGRMEVVSTDPLVIVDFAHTPDGIEKVLNSLRHLNLIAVFGAGGDRDRTKRPKMGAIAQKYARICIVTSDNPRSEEPESIIDEICAGMSQNENLIRNANRKEAIALAISKLEPGWALVILGKGDEPYQEIKGVKHPFSDKEVVKELLKR, encoded by the coding sequence ATGAAAATATCAGTAGAAAATAGCTTCATAACAGATGACTCAAATGAGTGTGAAAATGGCTCATTTTTCGTGCAAACTGCTGCAAATGCAAAATTTGCGGAGGCAGCGGTAAAAAATGGCGCTAAAATAATCAGCCTTGAAGAGTGCAAGAAGCTTTTAAAAATCGATGAAAACTTAAAGATAGTCGGCATCACTGGCACAAATGGCAAGACCACAACAGCTGCTGCTATCTATGAGACTTTGCGAAATTTAGGTAAAAAATGCGGGCTAAGTGGCACGAGAGGGGCATTTATAGAGGGTGAGCAGATAGATGACAAGGCGCTTACGACAAGTGCCATTTTAAGGACGCTTTCATACCTCAAAGCAGCCAGCGAGCAAGGTTGCGAGTACTTTGTGATGGAGGTTAGCTCGCATGCGATCGCTCAAAAACGTATAGAGAGCTTGAAATTTGCTCTAAAAATTTTTACAAATTTGACTCAAGACCACCTCGACTACCACAAGAGCATGGAGGAGTACGCCAGGGTAAAGTCGAGCTTTTTTGATGATGATGGCATGAAGCTTATAAATGCTGATGATAATGGCATTAAATTTAACCCAAAAAACGCTTATACGTATTCGCTCAAAAAGCCAGCCAGCTTTGCGCCGGTAGTTTATGGGCTAAAGGACGGCATAGACGCGGTTATCAAGACGCCAAATGGCGATGTGGAGATAGACTCAAGCTTGCAAGGCGAGTTTAATCTTTACAACCTAATTGCAGCCCTTGGCGCTGTTTGCTTGCTAGAGCGTCCAGACGCGACCGCGCTTTCAAAGGCGATAAGCAAATTTAAAGGGGTTAGTGGCAGAATGGAAGTGGTTAGCACCGATCCGCTAGTCATCGTGGATTTTGCTCATACGCCAGATGGTATCGAAAAGGTGCTAAACTCGCTTAGACATCTAAATTTGATAGCGGTCTTTGGCGCAGGCGGTGACAGGGATAGGACAAAACGTCCAAAAATGGGAGCGATTGCCCAAAAATACGCAAGAATTTGCATCGTCACAAGTGACAATCCAAGAAGCGAGGAGCCAGAGAGCATAATCGATGAAATTTGCGCTGGCATGAGCCAAAATGAAAATTTGATACGAAACGCCAACCGCAAAGAGGCGATAGCGTTAGCCATTAGCAAGCTAGAACCCGGCTGGGCGCTTGTCATACTTGGCAAAGGCGACGAGCCATATCAGGAGATAAAGGGCGTCAAGCACCCATTTAGCGACAAAGAAGTAGTAAAAGAGCTTTTAAAGAGGTAA
- the rplQ gene encoding 50S ribosomal protein L17: MRHKHGYRKLGRTSSHRSALLKNLAIAIIKSEKIETTLPKAKELRSYVEKLITRARKGDSNAHRAVFASLQDKETTNKLVTEVAPKFKERNGGYTRIIKTRVRRGDAAEMAYIELVAE; encoded by the coding sequence ATGAGACATAAACACGGATATCGCAAACTTGGTAGAACGTCATCTCATAGATCTGCATTGCTTAAAAATTTGGCGATAGCTATCATCAAAAGCGAAAAGATAGAGACGACTTTACCAAAAGCAAAAGAGCTTAGAAGCTATGTTGAGAAGCTAATTACAAGAGCCAGAAAAGGTGACTCTAACGCTCACAGAGCAGTATTTGCTTCTTTACAAGATAAAGAAACAACAAATAAATTAGTTACTGAAGTAGCTCCAAAATTTAAAGAGCGCAATGGTGGCTATACAAGAATCATCAAGACTCGTGTTCGCAGAGGCGACGCAGCAGAGATGGCTTATATAGAGCTAGTAGCTGAATAA
- a CDS encoding ABC transporter ATP-binding protein — protein MTVILGRSGCGKTTLLRLIAGLESVSLGEIKFKEQAKIGFVFQEPRLMPFLNVYENIVFALKKHEIDEVKIDRLISMIGLNDFKFAAVSQLSGGMSSRVSLARVLAYEANLILMDEPFAALDAFTRASMQAEILKLQAGKTIIFVTHNVDEALYLADEIILLEKGGMKSSYDLSNLAKPRDLLCDELINLKRKILSEI, from the coding sequence ATCACCGTCATACTCGGCAGAAGCGGATGCGGTAAAACTACGCTTTTACGCCTCATCGCCGGTCTTGAAAGCGTAAGCCTTGGCGAGATAAAATTTAAAGAGCAAGCAAAAATTGGCTTTGTTTTTCAAGAGCCTAGGCTTATGCCTTTTTTAAACGTCTATGAAAACATCGTATTTGCGCTTAAAAAGCATGAGATAGACGAGGTAAAGATAGATAGACTCATATCAATGATAGGACTTAATGACTTTAAATTCGCCGCTGTTTCGCAGCTATCTGGCGGCATGAGCTCACGCGTTTCTCTTGCAAGAGTGCTAGCATATGAAGCAAATTTGATCCTTATGGATGAGCCATTTGCGGCACTTGATGCTTTTACGAGAGCCAGCATGCAGGCTGAAATTTTAAAGCTTCAAGCTGGTAAAACCATCATTTTTGTCACTCATAATGTCGATGAAGCCCTATATTTAGCAGATGAGATAATTTTGCTTGAAAAAGGTGGGATGAAATCAAGCTATGATCTATCAAATCTAGCTAAGCCAAGAGATTTGCTTTGCGATGAACTAATAAATTTAAAGCGTAAAATTTTGAGTGAAATTTAG